Proteins encoded within one genomic window of Manduca sexta isolate Smith_Timp_Sample1 chromosome 18, JHU_Msex_v1.0, whole genome shotgun sequence:
- the LOC115442856 gene encoding LOW QUALITY PROTEIN: general transcription factor IIH subunit 3 (The sequence of the model RefSeq protein was modified relative to this genomic sequence to represent the inferred CDS: substituted 1 base at 1 genomic stop codon), protein MIDEEAPSDSSLVVIIVDTNPNQRYITEDPKVLTNVLDAVIAFGNSHLMQKARNQLAVIGCHFHKSEYLYPSPGKPLDVRQIDGQYELFTLVEKQLRXGKLVNLVKSQPQDEKPGESLLAGAMAMALCFIARMRRQVPPGMTMTSRILVITGSSDTAAQYINYMNVFFTAQKQQVLVDVCSVDKHLSLLQQGCDITGGLYLKVPSLEGLLQYLLWVFLPESSERGKLVLPGRGRVDYRAACFCHRELLTIGYVCSVCLSVFCKFSPICTTCHTVFKIGGPLPTKPKKKKMKI, encoded by the exons atgatTGACGAAGAAG cgCCATCGGATAGCAGTCTCGTGGTGATTATTGTAGACACAAACCCTAACCAGCGCTACATAACGGAAGACCCTAAAGTACTCACCAACGTCCTCGATGCAGTAATCGCTTTCGGAAACTCACACTTGATGCAAAAAGCGCGGAACCAACTCGCAGTTATTGGCTGTCATTTCCACAAAAG TGAATATTTATACCCAAGCCCAGGCAAGCCATTAGATGTAAGACAAATAGATGGACAATATGAACTCTTTACCTTGGTTGAAAAACAATTAAGATGAGGTAA ATTAGTAAACTTAGTAAAAAGCCAGCCACAAGACGAAAAACCTGGGGAATCTTTGTTAGCGGGTGCCATGGCAATGGCTTTATGCTTTATTGCAAGA ATGCGTCGGCAAGTTCCACCAGGGATGACAATGACCAGCAGAATACTAGTGATAACTGGAAGCTCGGACACCGCGGCTCAGTACATCAACTATATGAATGTGTTCTTTACAGCACAA aAACAACAGGTCCTTGTAGATGTGTGCTCAGTGGATAAACACTTGAGTCTTCTCCAACAAGGTTGCGATATCACGGGCGGTCTGTACTTGAAAGTCCCCAGCCTTGAGGGTCTCTTACAGTACTTACTG TGGGTGTTCTTGCCGGAGTCGAGTGAGCGTGGCAAGTTGGTGCTGCCGGGACGCGGCCGCGTGGACTACCGCGCCGCATGCTTCTGTCATAGAGAGCTGCTTACCATCGGATACGTCTGCTCAGTCTGCCTTAGTG TTTTCTGCAAATTCAGCCCGATTTGTACAACTTGCCA tACCGTGTTCAAAATTGGCGGACCCCTTCCTACCAAGCcgaagaaaaagaaaatgaaaatttaa